A genomic region of Lathyrus oleraceus cultivar Zhongwan6 unplaced genomic scaffold, CAAS_Psat_ZW6_1.0 chrUn0064, whole genome shotgun sequence contains the following coding sequences:
- the LOC127112244 gene encoding uncharacterized protein LOC127112244, which produces MNVIVQKHSGVFFVDGPGGTGKTFLYRTLMESLRSRGEIVLATASSGIAQKDLANLIRVAAAIIWDEAPMTNKNCLEALDRSLQDICSNNAPFGGKSHLWNHTKILRLRQNMRSLHDQEFAEFLIRIGDGVEPTKPDDMVRLPLHIAIPWEGEHSIQVLIQHIFPNLELHGWDAPYMVQRAILTPTNDDVQKLNDMIIDQFPGEEHNLLSFDEVEGDNHNLYQQEFLNSIAQGSLPPHILKIKKGAPLMLLRNLDPRYGLCNGTRLLCRGLFMNMLDVEILTGSNAGKHAFLPRIKIKTSASDGLPFVLSRKQFPVRLIFAITINKSQGQTIPNVGIYLPRHVFSHGQLYVALSRGVSQTTTRVLTREGKLKGEDAKLEHDEIFQLCKELRRKNIETCFNMKITDFEDKWNTWKDEQSISSIDKLDNKFFKSQERIDKGMYEELIRIFIREKENTSNRDFMFDIPLKERH; this is translated from the exons ATGAATGTAATTGTTCAAAAACACAGTGGGGTATTTTTTGTTGATGGTCCAGGAGGAACAGGTAAAACATTCCTGTATAGAACATTAATGGAAAGTTTAAGAAGTAGAGGAGAAATTGTCTTAGCAACTGCATCATCTGGTATAGCT CAAAAGGATCTTGCAAATCTCATTAGAGTTGCTGCCGCAATCATTTGGGATGAAGCACCAATGACAAACAAAAATTGTTTGGAAGCCTTGGATCGATCATTACAAGACATTTGTAGCAACAATGCTCCATTTGGTGGAAAA TCTCATTTATGGAATCATACCAAGATTTTGCGTTTGCGTCAAAATATGCGATCATTGCATGATCAAGAGTTTGCAGAATTTCTTATTCGCATTGGTGATGGTGTTGAACCTACCAAACCAGATGACATGGTGAGGTTACCTTTACATATTGCAATCCCATGGGAAGGTGAACATTCCATACAGGTACTTATCCAACATATTTTTCCTAATTTAGAGTTGCATGGTTGGGATGCCCCATATATGGTACAAAGAGCTATTTTGACACCAACAAATGATGATGTCCAGAAATTGAATGATATGATTATCGATCAGTTTCCAGGAGAAGAACATAATTTGTTATCGTTTGACGAGGTTGAAGGAGATAATCATAATTTATACCAGCAAGAATTCTTAAACTCAATTGCACAAGGTAGTTTGCCACCACATATTCTAAAGATAAAAAAGGGTGCACCATTGATGTTATTACGAAATCTAGATCCTAGATATGGATTGTGTAATGGGACCCGGTTATTATGTCGTGGTTTATTTATGAATATGTTGGATGTGGAAATCCTAACAGGAAGCAACGCAGGAAAACATGCTTTTTTGCctagaattaaaataaaaacatctGCAAGTGATGGTCTgccttttgtccttagtagaAAGCAGTTTCCTGTGCGGCTAATTTTTGCAATTACAATAAATAAATCACAAGGACAAACCATTCCAAATGTTGGAATATATCTTCCACGACATGTTTTTAGTCATGGACAGTTATATGTGGCTTTATCCAGGGGTGTTTCACAGACTACGACAAGAGTTTTAACCAGGGAAGGAAAATTGAAAGGAGAAGATG CCAAACTAGAACACGATGAAATCTTTCAATTATGTAAGGAGTTGAGACGAAAGAATATTGAAACTTGCTTCAACATGAAA ATAACAGACTTTGAAGATAAATGGAACACATGGAAGGATGAACAAAGTATTTCATCCATCGACAAACTCGACAATAAG ttttttaaatctcaagagCGCATTGATAAAGGGATGTACGAAGAATTGATTCGAATATTTATAAG agaaaaagaaaatacttCGAATAGAGATTTCATGTTCGACATTCCTCTTAAAGAACGTCATTGA